From one Ochrobactrum vermis genomic stretch:
- a CDS encoding DUF1217 domain-containing protein: MVDTMTSYRLIAADMTRSLQRVSKEPLVERETAYYKENIGKVKSIDDFMADSRLYNYAMKAFGLEDMAFAKAFVRKILTEGVSDKDSMANQLTDKRYKEFATVFDFTGKGAETTQDVVAQQGTVDKYLRQTLEQEAGDQNDGVRLALYFERKASTLTNAYEILGDKALLSMVQTTFGWPSTMSNADIDKQAKLISEKIDFTRMSDPEYVSKFISRFTAMYEINNPTASSPASIASLLLGGTSSVGISMDILSTLQNFKPGGR; the protein is encoded by the coding sequence ATGGTCGATACGATGACGAGCTATCGCCTGATCGCGGCGGATATGACGCGGTCGTTGCAGCGTGTTTCGAAGGAACCGTTGGTGGAGCGGGAAACCGCCTACTACAAGGAGAATATCGGCAAGGTGAAATCCATCGATGATTTCATGGCCGATAGTCGTCTCTATAATTATGCGATGAAGGCGTTTGGTCTGGAAGACATGGCCTTCGCCAAGGCATTTGTCCGCAAGATATTGACTGAGGGCGTCTCGGACAAGGATTCGATGGCGAACCAGTTGACCGACAAGCGTTACAAGGAGTTTGCGACGGTCTTCGATTTCACGGGCAAGGGCGCGGAGACGACGCAAGACGTCGTGGCGCAACAGGGAACCGTGGACAAATATCTGCGTCAGACGCTGGAGCAGGAAGCGGGCGACCAGAATGACGGCGTCCGGCTGGCGCTCTATTTCGAGCGCAAGGCATCGACACTGACCAATGCCTATGAAATTCTCGGCGACAAGGCACTCCTGTCGATGGTGCAGACGACCTTTGGCTGGCCTTCCACCATGTCCAATGCCGATATCGACAAACAGGCGAAGTTGATCTCCGAGAAGATCGATTTCACCAGAATGTCCGATCCCGAATATGTGTCGAAGTTCATTTCGCGCTTTACCGCCATGTATGAAATAAATAACCCAACGGCGAGCAGCCCGGCGTCGATTGCATCCCTGCTTCTGGGCGGGACCTCGTCCGTCGGCATCTCGATGGACATTCTGAGCACCTTGCAGAACTTCAAGCCGGGCGGGCGCTAG